Within Sorangiineae bacterium MSr11367, the genomic segment GCCCACGAAGAGGCCGAGGCTCGGCGTGAGATCGTCTTGTTGAACCAACGGCAGCGAGAATGGACACGCCTTCTCGAAGAGGAGAACGTGGAGCGTTCGGCGACGCTTGCCCAGATTGCGGAGCGTGTGGAACAGTTGCAAGATGCACGTGAGAAGACGTTGCTCGGGTTCTCGCACGATCTGCGAAATCCGCTGACCGCTCTCCAGTTCTCGGCCGACTACTTGAGGGACAACTCGCCCAGGCTGGACTCCGAGGGAAAGCTCGTCATCCAGGATCTCGAAAGCGCCATCGCGAACATGCGCAGCATGCTCGGCGAGCTCATGACGGTAGCCACCGCGCAGCGGAATCTGATGACGCTGGTGCCGAAGGCCATCGACGTTTCAGGCCTGGTCGAGCGGCTTCGCCGGCGGGTTCGCGCATTGGTTCACGGCCGCGATGACGTGCGCGTGAATGTGGTGGCCACGCGTGATGCCCCGGGTGCGATTGAGATCGATCCGCTGCTTCTCGATCGGGTCCTGGACAACCTGCTAACGAATGCGGCGAAATATACCGAGCAAGGAGCCATTACCGTGGAGGTCGACGGGGCCCCCGGCTCCTTGTTGATCCGTGTGAGCGATACGGGCCGAGGGATCAAGCCAGCCGAGCTGGAGCAAATCTTCCGCGCCGGAGGCTCCGATCCGCGGACGCGCGCGAAGAACAGCTACGGCGTGGGACTGTCCGTGGTGGTGCAGCTTCTCGGGCGCATCGGCGGGACGTTGGAGGTCATGTCGAAGCCTGGAAAGGGCACCACCTTCTGGGTGCGCTTTCCGGTGAAGTTCGTGGACGATGGTCGGGGCCGCGCGCAGGAGAACGACACGGGCGAGGTCGTCAATCGCGTGGTCAAGATTCGCCGATCGAACGCGTAGAGTTGGCCCGGCGTCGAAGCTTGACGCTGTTCGGGGCTTCGGGACATCTTGGAGGGGTCCTCGAACGTCATGTCCACTCTGCCTTCGCACTGGCCCAACTCGCACCGTGCCCTGGCCCGGATCGGGACAGTTGTCCAGAATTGTCGGATCGAACGTCTGATTGGCATGGGCGGCATGGCCGTGGTCTATGCAGCGGTGCAGCCCGACCAGCAGCATGTGGCCATCAAGTTCATGCTCGAGCGTTTTCGCGACGACGCGAACATGCTTCAGCTCTTCATGCGCGAAGCCAACGTTGCGAACCAGGTGGGGCACCCGGGGGCTGTGCCCGTGCTCGACTGCAGTATGGACGAGGATGGCTGTGCATTTTTGATCATGCCCTTGCTGGAGGGCGAAACGGTCCGCCTACGCTGGGAGCGCACAGGTTCGCACCTTCCGGTTCCGGACGTCGCCATTCTCGCGTCGGATACCCTCGATATCCTCGCCAGTGCGCACTCGCGGGGCATCATTCATCGCGACATCAAGCCCGAGAACCTCTTCATCACGCGGGAAGGGGAGCTCCGCGTTCTCGATTTCGGCATCGCACGACGGATCGATCGGGATGGGGCCACCACGGTAACGGGGCACATGATAGGGACTCCCGCGTTCATGCCTCCGGAGCAGGCCCTGGGCTCGCGGAGCGCGATAGGACCGGCGAGCGATTGCTGGGCGGTCGGCGCCACGATGTTCTCCCTCTTATCGGGAGAGCTCGTTCACGTTGCGGATGGCGCCCACGCACAATTGGCCGCTGCGGCGACACGTCCGGCTCGTTCTCTTGGAGACGTTGCGCCAAATCTGCCGCTCTCGGTCGTGCGTTTCGTCGACAAAGCGTTGGCGTTCGAGCCAATGGCCCGATGGGCCAACGCGGGCGAGATGCGCGAAGCCCTTCATGCCGCGTTCGAAGGGGTTCTTGGTGAACCCATTGAGCGTGTCGCGACGCGTGTTCGGGCCGCTTTCTCCGCCGACCTGTCTCAGCGGACCCTATCGACGCACCTTTCGCAGTCGCGCCGAGAACAGGCCAAATCGGGGCCGAAGCCGCCGGTACGGACATGGACACGGTTCCTGCACGCGGACGTCGAGGTCACCGCGGTGCTGCCGAAGTTCTTTGGTTCGATCACGCCGACGGCGAGCCGCATTCTGGCGGAGCATGGCCTAGGTCAGTTTTCCGATACCGGCTGGTTCATTCCGGACACGCGTCCCTGGTGGCCGATGGAGCCGTACGTCCTTGCCCTTCACGCCCTTATGGCCGCGGTCGGTCCGATAAAGGCCATCGACATCGGCAAACAGTCCGTCAATCACGTCAAGCTGCCGCCGGATCCGATGATGCAGAACGTGCATGCGACACTGCAGTCGCTCGACGTTGCGTATCATCTCAATCATCGGCGAGGCGATAAGCTTCACTTCGAGATCGAAACGGGCCAGATGATTGACGACATTGGGCACTATCACTATCGGGGAAAGCTCGATACCGAGCAATCCGCCGTCATGGAGTGCGACAATCCGTATCCATGCGATATGGATCTAGGTATCATTCTAGGCTTCGCTCGGCGTTTCGAGGCCCATGCTGTGGTCGAACATGCCCCTGGATCGTGCCGCAATCAAGGCGCCGACACGTGCGTGTATCACGTGACTTGGTGGTGATCTCTGTTTCGCCGAGAGTAACTATCGTTACCAACGACGTAATTAAGTCACGGTAGCGATACGTCAGGCCTCTCGCGTGTAGGCGCCCGCGGCTGCGCGGTTCGTTCGGAACGGCCTTGGAAAGAGGCTAAATGAAAACTCTTCATCGGGTAGCTCGTGTGCGCATTCTGACCGGCGTAGAAAAGTCTGAGCAACTTTTGTCGTGAGAGGCCGACTCGATAATAACCGGTGTCATCGATACATCGTATGCGATTAATGTTGGAGGTGCGTTGATTTTGATTCCATGGATGATAAATCCGGCCGCATGGAATGGATTCTTGATGTTGCGGAAAAATATCGCGCACAGATTCGTCGTGGTCCGTTCTTTCAATCACTCGAGCAAATCGAACGGGTGAACGACATTAAATGGGTTCATCAACTAATCCATCAATCGCGTGAATTCACTCAGGCGCTCTGCCTTCGCTATTCCCTTTGCCACGACAAGCGCTACCAGCGCATCTTTGCCGAGCACGCCGTAGAGGAGGCCGATCATCCCGATCAACTCATTGCATGGATGGCCAAATACGGCTTTTTGAGCGATGTGGAGGGCGGTGCCATTCCGGCGACACGAGAGACCATCGACTCCTTGGCCTACTGCTGGCGTAGTGCCGTGCACGAGCCCCACGATGTGCAAGTCATTGTCTTGAACGTGCTGAGCGAAGGCATCGCCCTCGACTTTTACACCGCCGTCATTCCCGTTCTGAAAAGACTTGATATTCTAAGTGGTCGCTACTGGAATATTCATCGTGAAGTAGATTCGCGCCACCTCCGCATGGGACTCGATCTATGCGGAAACGTCCCGTCCGACTCACCAACGGGCATGCACTATCAGCGAGTGCTCGCGCATGCCGCATCGCTGTACCATCAGATGCTCAGCTCTTGGGTCGGGAAGAGGGGCGAACCATTAGAGCGGTGAGCTCTCGCGACACGCTCCACAGTGTCGTAGTCTCCGCTTCTTCAGCTCACGAGTCAGCGCAAGAATGTCGCGACGTTCTCACTCATTCTTCCCACCGCCTAGTTTAGATGCGATCCGCGCTTCGTGCTCCGCGATGTTCGAAGCCGTTCCGCTCGCGACGATCGTAACCTCCTTCGCGTCGGACAAGGAGAGGGCGAAAACCGCCCGCAGCATTCGAATCGACTCAATCACGGAGAGCCCGTCAACCCTTGCGATGCGGTAGGCGTCGGCGGCGACAAAACCCTGCTCGCGAATTTTTACGTATTTCGCGAATTCAGTCATAGCCCAAATACATTGCTTACGATGTTCGTGGCTCCTCTTCCGAGGTGCTGCCATCGTACCAGGGGTGAATGCGATCGAGGCCGCCGCCTTTTCTAGCCGTGTTTATGCCGAACGATGTCCGAAATTCGGACACAGCTCATTTCTTGTTGGGATACAGCCTCGCGCGCCGTATCCCGAGAAGTGCCGCCGCCCGCGTCTTGTTTCCGCCGCAGCTTCTCAACGCGGCATCGCGATTCATGTCCTGGAGTCGCTCCTCGTTCATCGGTAGTTCGATGTGGGTTGCGTGGGCGTCACGCGGCACTTCCGGATGGCCGGTCGCCGCCCGCGCGACAATGACGGGAAAGTCGCTGACCTCGATGACGGGGCCATCTCCGAGGACGAGTGCGTGCTCGATGACATTGCGCAGTTCGCGGACGTTGCCTGGCCATGGGTAGCGACGAATGGCGTCCAGTGCCTCGGGTGAAAAGCCTTTGATGCGCCTGCCGCTGCTGGTGGCGAAGTCTCCCAGAATTTCCTTGGCCAGGAGAACGACGTCCTCGCCGCGTTCGCGCAGCGATGGGACGGTGGTCGTGATGACGGAAATACGAAAATACAAATCTTGCCGGAAGGTCCCATTGGCGATCATCTCTTCGAGATCGCGATTCGTCGCGGCCAGGATTCGCGCTTGCATGGGAATCGGCTTGGTCGAGCCGAGGCGCTCGAATTGCTTCGCTTCGAGGACGTGAAGCAATTTGGCTTGGCTGGCCAGGGGAAGCTCGCCGATCTCGTCCAAGAACAGCGTGCCGCGTTCGGCGGCTTCGAAGGCGCCGGCTTTGGAGGTAATGGCGCCCGTGAATGCGCCGCGTGCGTGGCCGAACAATTCGCTTTCGATCAGGTTTTCGGGAATGGCCGCACAGTTGATCGCGCGAAACGGTTCGGTTTTGCGCGGACCCGATTCGTGAATGAGGCGCGCGACGAAGCTTTTGCCCGCACCGGTCTCGCCGAGCAAGAGCACCGTGGCATCCGAGACGGCGAGTCTCGGAATCATGCGAACGACTTCCTCGGCGCTGGCCGAGGTTCCGAGGAACGCGCGCGCGCTGCCAACGGCCTGGCGGCGGTAGGTTTCGCTCTCTTCTTGAACCTTCTGCAAGGTTACAATCTGCGCGAATCGCGAAGAGCAGAGCGCCGCCGCAATGACGAGCAAACGACGTAGGGAGTCCTTTACCTGATCGCTCGGCACGCTGGTCGTGAACGCGAGCCAGCCCGTCGGCGCAGCGTGGGTCGGGACGAAGATGGTCGTTCCGGTGCCATCCTCTCGTGCCTCCAGGACGGGCTCCACGTCTCCGGCGGCCGGTGGCGTCCGGTTCACGGTGACAATTTTCGCTTCGTCGCAACCAAGTTGTCCCTTGGCCCAGCCGTCGAGGGCCAACTCGAGCTCCGTCACGCCGGCCGCACCGCCGATGGCGCTGTTGAGCGCGAAGACGGCGGCGAGGCCTCGCACGTCGGTGGCCTGACCGCTGAGCAATGCAGGCAGGTTGACGGTCGTCCCGTGGTAGTTGTGCACGCTGGGGATTGGGGCATCGTCGGCAACGCCGGCGACGACGATCACCGTCTCACCCACGACGATGGGCTCGCCGATGCCGACTTCGGCCTCGAACACCTCGCGATCGTGCACGACGAGTGCTGCCGCGCCATCGCAGACGCGCACGTAGGCACCGGCCTGCGTCGCATGCACGTGGAAGTGATGCCGCGACACACTGCGGTCGCTCAGAACGAGGTGGGCTTCGCGTGACCTACCCACCGTCGTCACCTGTTCATGGATGATGGCTTGCGCACCCGCGTCCGGGCCGCGAGCCACCACCAAGCGCGCACTTGGAACAGCTTTCACGACGCTCGGATTACCACACCGCTCTGCCTGACTCGAGTTTGGGGCCGCTTGACGCAGGCAGCTGAGGTTTGGGAAGCTTCTCCGAACGTCGATGTCCGTGCCCTCGCGTTCCGCCAGTTCTCAACGTGCGCTGGCGCGCATCGGGACCGTCGTTCAGAAATGCCGCATCGAGCGCTTGATCGGTATGGGCGGAATGGCCGCGGTGTATGCCGCGACGCGGGAGGATGGGGCGCGCGTGGCCATCAAATTCCTCCTCGAGCGCTTTCGCGACGATCCGAGCATGGTGCAGCTTTTCGCCCGGGAGGCGAACGTTGCGAATCAAGTTGGACATCCCGGCGCCGTGCCGGTGTTCGACTGCAACGTGGACGAGGAGGGCTGTGTGTTCCTCGTCATGCCATTGCTCGACGGCGAAACGGTACGTGCCCGATGGGAGCGTGCAAGCCTGCGCCTGCCGCTCGCCGACGTCGGGGTGTTGGCGTCTGATGTGCTCGACGTGCTGGCGAGCGCGCATGCGCGCGGGATCGTGCATCGCGATATCAAGCCGGAGAATCTCTTCATCGCATCTGCGGGTGATACCCGGGTGCTCGACTTCGGGATCGCGCGCCGCACCCATCGCGATGGCGGTGCCACGGTGACGGGGCACATGATTGGTACGCCCGCGTTCATGCCTCCCGAGCAAGCGCTCGGCGAGCGCGATGCCATCGGCCCCGCGAGCGATTGTTGGGCGGTGGGGGCCACCATCTTCTCGCTACTCTCCGGTGAGTTCGTGCACGAAGCAGACGGCGCATCCGCGCAGCTTGCAGCTGCCGCCACGCGGCGGGCGCGCTCCCTCGGCGATGTTGCGCCGAACCTTCCGCTGTCGATCGTACGGCTCGTCGACAAGGCATTGGCGTTCGAGCCAAAAGACCGATGGCCTTCGGCGCGTGAGATGCGGGAGGCGCTGCATGCAGCCTTGGAAGGCGCCCTCGGCGAGTCGGTTGCCGAGCTTACGACCCGCGTTCGGGGGAAGTTCGCCACGGAGCTCGCCCAAGAGACCGACGTCACCCGCGTCAGCCGCCCGTCGCACGGGAACACCCCATCAACGGGACGGCCATCGGCGCCCAGGTGGCGCCGCTTCGTTCACGCCGACATCGAGGTGCGGGCGCCGCTACCGCAGCTTTTCGGCGGGATGACCGATGCGGCCCATCGCATCTTGGCCGAGCACGGCCTCGGCCGATTCACCGACACGGATTGGTTCATTCCCGATACGCGATTGTGGTGGCCGATGGATCGCCACGTGGCCGCGACCCACGCGCTCATTGAAGCCGTCGGTCCCATCAAAGGGATGGATATTGGCAAGCGCGCCGAGAAATTCGTCGAGCTTCCGCCAGACCCCATGATGCACAACATCTACGCGACGTTGGAAGCCATCGACGTGGCCTATCATCTCAATCATCGGAGAAATGGTATTCCGATGTTCGATGTTGCATCGGGCCGCATGGCCGACGGTATTGGCCATTACCACCGCCGAGGGAAAGGGGATAGCGAGCAATCCATCGTGATGGAGTGCGAGAATCCTTATCCCTGCGAGATGGACCACGGCATCATCCTGGGCTTTGCGCGGCGCTTTCAGCCGCTTGCCGTCGTCGAGCACGAGCCCGGTCGCTGCCGCAAAACTGGGGCGGACAGCTGCGTCTACCACGTCAGCTGGTGGTGAGCGCCGTCGCGACGGAGCACGACGGATAAAGGTAGAGCGCCCCTCCAAGAGAGGTGGTGGAATTGGTCATAATGGAGGGACGCTCGCCTTGCCCTAGAGCAAGGCCTGGGCCAGTGCCGTTCACGCGGCCCATGCCGCGTATTCGTGTGCTTTGCGTCTGGCCGCACTGTCGCGTGTACGCTTTTCGGACGGGGTGGCGCTCGATCACCGTCCGAATCGGAGACAGCCCCTCAAATCCGCTTCATTTCGTGCCGAAAACCCTCGCTGTCCGAAAAGCGTACGGCCCTCACTTCTTGTACAGCCGTGCCCGTCGGATCCCGAGCAGCGCTGCGGCGCGTGTCTTGTTTCCCGCGCAATGGCGCAAGGCTGCCTCGCGGTTTCTCGTGTTGAGACGCTCCTCGTTCATTGGGAGTTCGACCCAGCCCCCGTCGTTCTCGTCCCCCGCCGTTGCCGGGAGCTCACTCGCCTCGATGCGCGGGCCGCTTCCCAATGCAAGGGCACGCTCGAGCGCATTCCGCAGTTCGTGAACGTTGCCCGGCCACGGATGGCGGCGCAGGCTTTCCACGGCCGCCGGCGAGAAGCCCTGCACGCGTCGCCCGCCGCTCTCGGTGAGGTCCGTCACCATCTGCGTTGCAAGCACGACGACGTCGTTGCCTCGTTCACGCAGTGGTGGAATCTCGATGCGAAACGCCGAAATGCGCGAATACAAATCGTGACGAAACGTGCCCGCCGCCATCATCTCCTCCAAGTCGCGGTGGGTCGTCGCGAGAACGCGTGCATCGAGATCTCGCGCTTCGAGAACCTGCAGCAATTGACCCTGGCTTGCCAGCGGAAGCTCGCCAACTTCGTCCAAAAGAAGCGTTCCCCGCTCGGCCGTTTCGAAGCTGCCGACCTTCCCATGTTCAACGACGGCCGCGCAATTCACGATGCGAAAGGGCTCGTTCTTGCGCGGGCTGGATTCGTGAATCAGCCGCGCGACGAAGCTCTTTCCAACGCCGATTTCACCGAGCAGGAGCACGGCTGCATCCGAGGCCCCGAGCCTCGGAATCGCGCGCGCGATTTCCTCGGCGCCGGGCGATGTCCCCAAGAAGGTGCGCGCACTCCCAATGGCTTGCCGTCGGAAGGTGTCGCTCTCTTCCTGCGCCGCGCGAAGCTTCGCCATCTGCGCCCATCGTGATGCGCACATCGCCGCTGCCAGGACGAGCAGTTCGCAAAGTGCGTCCTTCACCCCATCGACGGGCATGCTCGTCGTGAAGGACATCCAGCCCGCGGGCGCACCGTGCGACGGGACGAAAATCGTCCCACCCGATCCGCCTGTCGGCGTCTCCAAGATCGCTTCCCCGTCGCGCCCGCCCGACCATGGCGCCTCGACTCCAAGAATCTTCGCGTTCTCGCAACCAAGTTGCGTTTTTGCCCAGCCCGAGACGGCCGCCTCGAGTTCGACGACGGTGTTCACGTCGGCGATGGCCCGCGTCAGCGCGAACACGGCGGCCAACCTACGAACATCGGCGGTTTGCTTGCTGAGAAGCGCAGGCAAATGGGGGGTCGCTCCATTGCCGACGCGCGCATACACACCGCGCCCCATTTCGTGAAAGTGGAAGGGTTGTCGCGACACGACCCACTCGCTCAGCACGAGGCGTGCCTTGCCGTAGTAGGGCCTGATCGCCCGCCCCACCTCGCAGGCCGGAACGGGCCCTTCCGCCCGCGGAACGAATTCTTCCCAAAGGTTGGGAGCGCGTCCCTTGACGGTCGCGCAGCGCTTGGGCCATCTTCAATGCTCCGAGAAGGGGTAACGTCGGTGTTTTCGCGCTCCTGGAGTTCGCAGCGTGCGCTCGCACGCATCGGGACGGTGGTCCACAAGTGCCGGATCGAGCGCCTGATCGGCATTGGGGGCATGGCCGCCGTCTATGCCGCGACGCGGGACGATGGCCAGCGCGTTGCGATCAAGTTTCTCCTGGAGCGCTTTCGCGAGGACGCCCACATGGTGCGGCTCTTCAGCCAGGAGGCCAACGTCGCCAACCAGGTGCAGCACCGTGGTGCCGTGCCAGTGCTCGATTGCAGCGTGGATGAAGACGGTTGCGCCTTTCTGATCATGCCGTTGCTCGAGGGCGAAACGGTTCGTGCCCGATGGGAGCGCGGAGACCAGCGCATGCCGCTCGCGGACGTCGGTGTGATCGTGTCGGGTACGCTCGACGTGCTGGTGAGCGCGCATGCACGCGGCATCATTCATCGCGATATCAAACCGGACAACCTGTTCATTGCCTCGGCTGGGGAGCTCCGCGTTCTCGACTTCGGAATCGCCCGGCGCAGCGATCGCGATGGAAGCGTGACCGCAACGGGGCACTTGATCGGTACGCCCGCATTCATGTCGCCCGAGCAGGCTATCGGCGATCGTCATGCCGTCGGACCCGCGAGCGATGGCTGGTCGGTGGGCGCCACGATGTTTACGCTCCTGTCCGGCCAATACGTGCACGAGACCGAAAGCAGCGCCGGACAACTTGCGGCCGCGGCGACGCGTCAGGCTCGCTCACTCGGAGACGTGGCACCGCACCTGCCGCTTTCCATCGTGCGGTTCGTCGACAAGGCCCTGGCCTTCGATCCCAAGGACCGATGGCCCTCGGCCCAGGCGATGCGCGAGGCGCTTCACGCAGGCCTCGAAGGCGCCCTGAACGAGTCGATGGACACGATGAGCGGTCGCGTGCGCGCGAAGTTTGCCACCGACTTGGTGCAGCAGACGGAGCCCACGTATGCCAAACAATCGTCGCGCCAGCAGGAAGTGAAGTCACGTGTGCGCACTCCCATTCGTCCGTGGATGCGATTCGTCCACCCGGACCTCGAGGTGAGCGCCTACCTGCCGAAGTTCTTCGGCGCCATGACCGGCACGGCGAGCCGCATCCTCGCCGATCACGGGCTTGGTGAATTCGCCGACACGGGCTGGTTCGTTCCGGATACCCGTCCCTGGTGGCCCATGGAGCCGTACGTGCTCGTGCTTCACGAGCTCATGGAGGCCGTGGGGCCCATCAAGGCCATCGATATTGGCAAGCAAAAGGTGCAATACGTGCATCTCCCACCCGATCTCGGAGTGCAGGACATTCACGCGATGATGGCCGCCGTCGATACCGCCTATCATTTGAACCATCGGCGGAACGGCGAGCCCTTGTTCGACATTGCGTCAGGTCGCATGGTCGACATCATTGGCCATTACCATTACCGCGGCCGGCTCGATACGGAGCAATCCATCGTGATGGAGTGCGAGAACCCCTATCCCTGCGAGCTCGATCTCGGCATCCTTCTGGGCTTCGCGCGCCGCTTCGAACCGCGTGCCGTCGTCGAACATGCGCCCGGCGCCTGCCGCAAGGAAGGTGCCGAGAGCTGCACGTACCACGTTACCTGGTGGTGACCGCCGGGAAGTCCTTTGCCTCGAGCCGCGGGCCATCGCTCAAGATGAGCGCGTGCTCGATGACCACGCGCAGCTCGCGGACGTTGCCTGGCCACGCATAACCGCGAAGCAATTCGAGCGCGCCCTCCGAGAGGCCTCGTGCGCGACCGGCACCCGCCGCGGCGAGTTCGTCCAGGACCTGCCGGGCGACCATGGCGATGTCCTGCGGGCGTTCACGCAAAGGGGGAATCTTGCAGGTGACGGACGAAATGTGAAAATACAAATCACGACGGAATGTCCCAGCGTCAATCATCGCCGTGAGATCGCGTTTCGTCGTGGCGATGATGCGCGCCTGCATCGGAATTGCGCGTTCCAGCGCATGATGCAACTTCGCTTGGCTGGCCAATGGTAAGTCGCCAATCTCGTCCAAAATGAGAGTTCCGCCGCCCTGTAATGCGTTTTCCGCGATGCCCTCGGTCAGGGTCGCGCAATTCACGATACGAAATAGCTCGTTCTTCCGCGGACCCGATTCGTGAATCAACCGCGCCACGAAGTTTTTGCCCGCTCCGCCCTCGCCCAGCAAAAGGACGGCATAATCCGAGACCGACAGTTTCGAAATGGCCCGCGCCACCTCGCGGGCGCCCGGGGAGAGGCCCAGAAAAGTGTGCGCGGTGCCCTCGATCCGCTTGCGGTAAGTGTCCCGTTCTTCCTCCGCCTCGCGGAGGGATGCCATTTGCGCAAACCGTGATGCACATAGCGCGCCGGCCAGGACGAGCAATCGGCGCAGTGAATCTCGGACCCGGTCGACGGATTCGTTCGTCGTGAATGCAAGCCAGCCGGTTGGTGCGCCAGGGCAGGGGACGTGGAGCACCAATTCGCCATCCCGCCGCTCAAAAATATGGACGGCGTCCTCTGCGCCCAGACCGGAAGGCGGAGCAGGCCTATCCGCAACATCGAAGGTGGCCCCCGTGCACGCCAAATGCGTGCGCGCCCAGCCCTCGAGTGCCGCTTCCAACTGCGAAATGCTCTCCACGTTTGCAATGGCGCGATTGAGCGCAAATACGGCGGCGAGCGCGCGCACCTCCGCGGCTTCCCCGCTGAGAAGGGCGGGGAGATTCATGGTCGTGCCCCGGTACGACACCGGGCCTGCCCCCGCGTCCTCGTCGAGAACGCGAACCACGACCATCACCGTATCTCCGACGACAATCGAGTCGCCGATGCTCACGTCGGCCTCGAGAACCTCGCGCTCGTGAACCGTCAGCGGTGCCGCACCCTCGCAGGCGCGCACGTAAACGCCATGTTCGGTGGCGTGAACGTGAAAATGGTGTCGCGATACCGTTTCATCGGTGAGCACGAGGTGTGCATCGCGTGAACGGCCGACGATTTTTACCTGATCGTTCACGATGAGTTGCGTGCCCGCATCCGGACCGCGGGCCACCACGAGCCGTGCGCCTGCACCAATGGCACCCATGTTCACGCTAACGAGAATAGCACATAGACGAGGGCAACCGAATGGTCCGTCCGAAGAAACGGACTAGCGCGCCCCTTTCGCGGGCCGTAGAAGATGGGATTCAATGCCCACTTCGTCGTCACGCTGGTCGGGGTCCAAACGTGCACTGGAGCGCATTGGCTCGATTGTCCACGAGTGCCGCATCGAGCGGCTGATTGGCATCGGCGGAATGGCCGCCGTCTATGCGGGTCGGCGCGAGGATGGGCAGCGCGTGGCCATCAAGTTCCTGCTCGAGCGCTTTCACGACGACCCGAACATGGTGCGTCTTTTCAGCCAGGAAGCGAATATTGCCAACCAGGTGGACCACCCGGGCGCCGTGCCGGTGCTCGATTGCAGCGTGGACGACGAGGGGTGCGCGTTTCTCATCATGCCGCTGCTTTTGGGCGAGACGGTTCGTGCGCGGTGGGAGCGCGCGGGCCTTTGCCTGCCGGTCGCCGACGCGGGCGTGCTCGTCTCCGATGCGCTCGACGTGCTGGCCAGCGCGCACGCCCGGGGCATCGTCCATCGCGACATCAAACCGGAAAACCTGTTCATCTCCACCACGGGCGACCTCCGGGTGCTCGATTTTGGAATTGCGCGGCGTTACGATCGCGAGGGGAGCGCCACCATCTCCGGGTACACGGTCGGCACGCCCGCGTTCATGTCGCCCGAGCAGGCGCTGGGCGCCCCGAGTGGGGTCGGGCCGGCTAGTGACGGCTGGTCGGCGGGGGCGACTTTGTTTTCTCTCTTGTCGGGCCAGTTCGTTCATGACGCGGAGGGGGCCTCGGCCCAATTGGCCGCGGCTGCTCGGCCGCCACGGTCCCTCGCAGACGTGGCGCCCCATTTGCCGTTGGCCATCGTGCGCTTCGTCGACAAGGCACTCGCCCTCGACCCAAAGGAGCGATGGCCGTCGGCGCGCGACATGCGCGAGGCGCTTCATGCGGCCTTCGAAGGGGCGCTCCACGAGTCCATGGAGGCGACGACAGCACGCGTGCGTGCGAAGTTCGCGACCGAGCTTTCGCAGAGGACCGAGGCGACGCGCGTGAAGCATGCCGCGCGGCAAAGCTCACCCTCGCGCGCGCCGGCGCCGGCTCGTCCG encodes:
- a CDS encoding HAMP domain-containing histidine kinase; protein product: MLAATLAHMYEMFRGDRADRATRAEVQDALRRVAHEEAEARREIVLLNQRQREWTRLLEEENVERSATLAQIAERVEQLQDAREKTLLGFSHDLRNPLTALQFSADYLRDNSPRLDSEGKLVIQDLESAIANMRSMLGELMTVATAQRNLMTLVPKAIDVSGLVERLRRRVRALVHGRDDVRVNVVATRDAPGAIEIDPLLLDRVLDNLLTNAAKYTEQGAITVEVDGAPGSLLIRVSDTGRGIKPAELEQIFRAGGSDPRTRAKNSYGVGLSVVVQLLGRIGGTLEVMSKPGKGTTFWVRFPVKFVDDGRGRAQENDTGEVVNRVVKIRRSNA
- a CDS encoding protein kinase yields the protein MGGMAVVYAAVQPDQQHVAIKFMLERFRDDANMLQLFMREANVANQVGHPGAVPVLDCSMDEDGCAFLIMPLLEGETVRLRWERTGSHLPVPDVAILASDTLDILASAHSRGIIHRDIKPENLFITREGELRVLDFGIARRIDRDGATTVTGHMIGTPAFMPPEQALGSRSAIGPASDCWAVGATMFSLLSGELVHVADGAHAQLAAAATRPARSLGDVAPNLPLSVVRFVDKALAFEPMARWANAGEMREALHAAFEGVLGEPIERVATRVRAAFSADLSQRTLSTHLSQSRREQAKSGPKPPVRTWTRFLHADVEVTAVLPKFFGSITPTASRILAEHGLGQFSDTGWFIPDTRPWWPMEPYVLALHALMAAVGPIKAIDIGKQSVNHVKLPPDPMMQNVHATLQSLDVAYHLNHRRGDKLHFEIETGQMIDDIGHYHYRGKLDTEQSAVMECDNPYPCDMDLGIILGFARRFEAHAVVEHAPGSCRNQGADTCVYHVTWW
- a CDS encoding iron-containing redox enzyme family protein; the encoded protein is MDDKSGRMEWILDVAEKYRAQIRRGPFFQSLEQIERVNDIKWVHQLIHQSREFTQALCLRYSLCHDKRYQRIFAEHAVEEADHPDQLIAWMAKYGFLSDVEGGAIPATRETIDSLAYCWRSAVHEPHDVQVIVLNVLSEGIALDFYTAVIPVLKRLDILSGRYWNIHREVDSRHLRMGLDLCGNVPSDSPTGMHYQRVLAHAASLYHQMLSSWVGKRGEPLER
- a CDS encoding sigma 54-interacting transcriptional regulator, with the protein product MKAVPSARLVVARGPDAGAQAIIHEQVTTVGRSREAHLVLSDRSVSRHHFHVHATQAGAYVRVCDGAAALVVHDREVFEAEVGIGEPIVVGETVIVVAGVADDAPIPSVHNYHGTTVNLPALLSGQATDVRGLAAVFALNSAIGGAAGVTELELALDGWAKGQLGCDEAKIVTVNRTPPAAGDVEPVLEAREDGTGTTIFVPTHAAPTGWLAFTTSVPSDQVKDSLRRLLVIAAALCSSRFAQIVTLQKVQEESETYRRQAVGSARAFLGTSASAEEVVRMIPRLAVSDATVLLLGETGAGKSFVARLIHESGPRKTEPFRAINCAAIPENLIESELFGHARGAFTGAITSKAGAFEAAERGTLFLDEIGELPLASQAKLLHVLEAKQFERLGSTKPIPMQARILAATNRDLEEMIANGTFRQDLYFRISVITTTVPSLRERGEDVVLLAKEILGDFATSSGRRIKGFSPEALDAIRRYPWPGNVRELRNVIEHALVLGDGPVIEVSDFPVIVARAATGHPEVPRDAHATHIELPMNEERLQDMNRDAALRSCGGNKTRAAALLGIRRARLYPNKK
- a CDS encoding serine/threonine protein kinase, which produces MPSRSASSQRALARIGTVVQKCRIERLIGMGGMAAVYAATREDGARVAIKFLLERFRDDPSMVQLFAREANVANQVGHPGAVPVFDCNVDEEGCVFLVMPLLDGETVRARWERASLRLPLADVGVLASDVLDVLASAHARGIVHRDIKPENLFIASAGDTRVLDFGIARRTHRDGGATVTGHMIGTPAFMPPEQALGERDAIGPASDCWAVGATIFSLLSGEFVHEADGASAQLAAAATRRARSLGDVAPNLPLSIVRLVDKALAFEPKDRWPSAREMREALHAALEGALGESVAELTTRVRGKFATELAQETDVTRVSRPSHGNTPSTGRPSAPRWRRFVHADIEVRAPLPQLFGGMTDAAHRILAEHGLGRFTDTDWFIPDTRLWWPMDRHVAATHALIEAVGPIKGMDIGKRAEKFVELPPDPMMHNIYATLEAIDVAYHLNHRRNGIPMFDVASGRMADGIGHYHRRGKGDSEQSIVMECENPYPCEMDHGIILGFARRFQPLAVVEHEPGRCRKTGADSCVYHVSWW